A single window of Nicotiana sylvestris chromosome 5, ASM39365v2, whole genome shotgun sequence DNA harbors:
- the LOC138868305 gene encoding uncharacterized protein yields MPTWRLAKWQILLTEFDIVYVTQTAMKTQALADHLAENPVDENYEPLKTYFPDEKVMHVEELEQVEKPGWKLFFDGAANMKGVGIGAVVISEIGQHYPITAQLHFYCTNNMAEYEHIPRIHNEMADALATLASMLHHPDKAYVDPLQIQVRDQHAYCNVVEEEVNGEPWFHDIKEYIRMVVYPIQATGDQKRTIRRSHPVLDSSYP; encoded by the exons cccacatggaggcttgcaaagtggcagatcctgctcacagagtttgacattgtctacgtgactcagactGCGATGAAAACACAGGCCTTAGCAGACCATCTGGctgagaatccggttgatgaaaattatgaacctttgaagacttatttccctgatgaaaaggtgatgcatgttgaagaattggaacaagttgagaagccaggatggaaacttttctttgatggggccgcaaaTATGAaaggtgtgggaataggagcggtggttatttctgaaatagggcaacaTTACCCTATTACAGCTCAGCTTCATTTttattgtacgaacaacatggcagaatatgag cacattccaaggattcataatgaaatGGCTGATgcgttggctactctggcatcgatgttacaccatccggataaggcttacgtggaccctttgcagattcaggtccgtgatcagcacgcttattgtaatGTAGTAGAAGAGGAAGTTAACGGTGAgccgtggtttcatgatatcaaggaatatatcaggatggttGTGTATCCaatacaggccacaggtgatcagaaacgaacaattcgacg cagtcatccagttttggattcttcttatccttaa